In Saccharicrinis fermentans DSM 9555 = JCM 21142, a genomic segment contains:
- a CDS encoding reverse transcriptase family protein, whose product MKRRKRDTNHLIERVLYPANLTIACKEVVRNKGAGGIDGMSVSELKHHLDLHRNQLVEEMLTCAYLPQSIRGKEIPKGGGKTRQLGIPTAIDRMLMILASIAKRNRRLGRSEMTFTYFLGIN is encoded by the coding sequence ATGAAAAGAAGAAAACGGGACACTAATCATTTAATTGAACGGGTACTTTACCCTGCAAACTTAACCATAGCTTGCAAGGAAGTGGTACGTAATAAAGGTGCAGGCGGTATAGATGGTATGTCAGTTTCCGAACTTAAACACCATCTAGATTTACACCGTAATCAATTGGTTGAAGAGATGCTGACTTGTGCATATTTGCCACAATCCATCAGAGGCAAAGAAATACCCAAAGGAGGTGGTAAAACCCGTCAACTAGGTATTCCTACTGCTATTGACCGTATGCTGATGATTTTAGCATCTATTGCAAAACGAAATCGCAGGCTAGGAAGGTCGGAAATGACATTTACATATTTCTTAGGGATAAATTAA
- a CDS encoding NAD(P)/FAD-dependent oxidoreductase: MKDYLIVGQGLAGMLIANQLIQNKQSFLAVADKKQIAATTIAAGMFNPLVFRRITKSWMVDELLPEMYTTFRQLEERLKAKLIYPHPIVKLISQEEYPQWVKKEKDTDVGKYIQKLERENHIEGIHPFYASATIAHSGYMDLQTLLTKFHQEIAHQNSLTYDHFEHKDVSIHKNHILWKGTPFKNIIFCEGAFAINNPLFTEVNYKLTKGDVLTLDMEDIELHHIINKMAFLLEKKKGEFLCGSTYNWSGLDFSLHPKDLNYLKEKISAILHKPFKIKSHKTAIRPTVSDRRPVLGTHAKYNNVHYFNGLGTKGVMLGPYFAKQMIAYLHKEKELYPEVAINRFR; encoded by the coding sequence TTGAAGGACTATTTAATTGTTGGTCAAGGACTGGCAGGAATGCTGATAGCAAATCAGCTTATACAAAATAAGCAATCATTTTTGGCCGTTGCTGACAAAAAACAAATAGCGGCTACTACAATAGCAGCAGGCATGTTCAACCCCTTGGTATTTCGCAGAATCACCAAAAGCTGGATGGTAGATGAATTATTGCCCGAGATGTATACCACCTTTAGGCAGTTAGAAGAAAGACTTAAAGCTAAACTTATTTACCCGCATCCCATCGTAAAATTAATTAGCCAGGAGGAATACCCACAATGGGTCAAAAAAGAAAAAGACACTGACGTAGGCAAGTACATCCAAAAACTAGAAAGAGAAAACCACATCGAAGGCATACACCCATTTTATGCCTCTGCCACCATTGCACATAGCGGCTATATGGATCTGCAGACTTTACTAACAAAGTTTCACCAAGAAATAGCACACCAAAACAGCTTAACATATGATCATTTCGAACACAAAGATGTAAGCATACACAAAAACCATATTTTATGGAAAGGCACTCCCTTCAAAAATATTATTTTCTGCGAAGGCGCTTTTGCAATCAACAATCCCCTATTTACCGAAGTCAACTATAAACTGACCAAAGGAGATGTACTAACCCTGGACATGGAAGACATCGAGCTACATCATATCATTAATAAAATGGCTTTTCTTTTAGAGAAGAAAAAAGGCGAATTTTTATGTGGTTCCACCTACAACTGGAGTGGCCTTGATTTTTCACTCCATCCGAAAGATCTAAATTATTTAAAAGAAAAAATATCTGCCATTCTGCATAAACCCTTTAAAATAAAAAGCCATAAGACTGCCATCAGGCCTACAGTGAGCGACCGAAGACCCGTATTAGGCACCCATGCAAAATACAACAACGTACATTATTTCAACGGACTAGGCACAAAAGGCGTGATGTTGGGGCCCTACTTTGCCAAGCAAATGATCGCTTATTTACACAAGGAAAAAGAGTTATATCCCGAAGTTGCCATTAATAGGTTCAGGTAA
- a CDS encoding lytic transglycosylase domain-containing protein has product MLRFLMIGAVAITAFNSIQAQEIEITDSLTTTVVDTLQQDSVKLDNKVETGFFTENLDTLKVNAKAEASTTPLSYPKDLPDSVYIKRLQEMASPLEFPYNSKVRAYIQLYTQKKRKQVEIMLGLSDYYFPLFEEALDAANLPLELKYLPIIESALNPRAFSRAGASGLWQFMYGTGKMYGLQVDSYVDDRRDPIKATQAAVNFLKDLYETYGDWYLVIAAYNCGPGNVNKAIYRSGGKRDFWQIYYRLPRETRGYVPAFIAAAYTMTYHKEHMIEPKPADIVQATDTIMISDLLHFNQVSAVTGLPIETLRALNPQYRRDVVPAQKKPYSLKLPFEATEKFIAFKDSIFGYQREKYFASNRLVVSPSNNYNAPSAPKNKAKVYYTVKSGDAVGLIADWFDVYTSDLRYWNNIRRNLIKVGQKLVIYVPKDKASYYQKFNTMSYAQKQAANGKTISASTAPSSTPSTVSSSSVDANYEYYTVRRGDNLWSIAKRYPGISNNDIMRLNGLSASSKINPGQKLKIRPKS; this is encoded by the coding sequence ATGTTAAGGTTTTTGATGATTGGTGCAGTAGCGATTACAGCATTTAACTCTATTCAAGCTCAAGAAATAGAAATAACAGACTCGCTTACCACCACAGTTGTAGATACTTTACAACAAGACTCGGTAAAATTAGATAACAAGGTAGAAACAGGCTTTTTTACTGAAAACCTGGATACACTAAAGGTGAATGCCAAAGCAGAAGCGAGCACCACTCCTTTGAGCTACCCAAAGGATCTACCTGACTCGGTTTACATTAAACGACTGCAAGAAATGGCCTCTCCCCTGGAGTTTCCATATAATTCAAAAGTCAGAGCATATATCCAGCTATACACTCAGAAAAAAAGAAAACAAGTTGAAATCATGCTCGGTCTATCTGATTATTATTTTCCTTTGTTTGAAGAAGCTCTTGATGCGGCCAACCTACCGTTGGAACTAAAATATCTACCCATTATTGAGTCCGCCTTGAATCCGAGAGCCTTTTCCAGAGCTGGCGCTTCTGGACTCTGGCAGTTTATGTATGGAACAGGAAAAATGTACGGACTGCAAGTTGATTCATACGTGGACGACAGACGAGATCCTATCAAAGCAACCCAAGCAGCGGTTAACTTTTTGAAAGATTTATACGAAACCTATGGCGATTGGTACTTGGTTATTGCAGCTTATAACTGCGGCCCCGGCAATGTAAACAAAGCCATCTATCGCTCCGGAGGCAAACGCGACTTCTGGCAAATCTATTATCGCCTGCCCCGTGAAACCCGTGGGTATGTGCCAGCCTTTATTGCTGCCGCCTATACCATGACCTACCACAAAGAACATATGATTGAGCCTAAACCTGCTGATATTGTTCAGGCGACCGACACCATAATGATATCTGACTTATTACACTTTAATCAGGTATCGGCTGTTACAGGTTTACCCATCGAAACATTGCGCGCGCTCAACCCGCAATACCGCAGAGACGTCGTTCCTGCCCAGAAAAAACCTTACAGCTTAAAACTCCCATTTGAAGCAACCGAAAAGTTTATCGCATTCAAAGATTCTATCTTCGGATACCAGCGCGAGAAATATTTTGCCTCCAACCGACTGGTGGTCAGTCCGTCAAACAACTACAATGCTCCTTCTGCACCTAAAAACAAAGCAAAAGTGTATTACACCGTTAAGTCGGGCGATGCTGTTGGTTTAATTGCCGACTGGTTTGACGTTTATACTTCTGATTTACGTTACTGGAACAACATCCGTAGAAACCTCATTAAAGTAGGACAAAAGCTGGTTATTTACGTACCTAAAGACAAGGCTTCTTATTACCAGAAGTTTAATACGATGAGTTACGCTCAAAAGCAAGCAGCAAACGGAAAGACAATCAGCGCCTCCACTGCCCCATCGTCAACCCCAAGCACGGTCTCATCCTCGTCCGTTGATGCCAACTACGAGTATTACACGGTTCGACGAGGCGACAACCTATGGTCGATTGCCAAGAGGTACCCTGGCATTTCCAATAACGACATCATGCGTTTAAATGGACTCAGTGCATCTTCTAAAATCAATCCAGGACAAAAACTAAAGATTAGACCCAAGAGTTAA
- a CDS encoding DUF5808 domain-containing protein produces MRPNGNKQQLEPWIGVFYFNRKDSRVIVPKKVVGVGWTLNFANPRTYVFIIAVILIVFIFNYLS; encoded by the coding sequence ATGAGACCTAATGGAAATAAACAACAGCTGGAACCTTGGATAGGGGTGTTTTATTTTAACCGAAAAGATTCAAGGGTCATTGTTCCTAAAAAAGTAGTAGGGGTGGGGTGGACGCTAAATTTTGCGAATCCACGTACATACGTATTTATAATTGCAGTTATTTTAATTGTTTTTATTTTTAACTACCTATCTTAA
- a CDS encoding group II intron maturase-specific domain-containing protein: MSFDERISKLIEIQRGWINNFKYANIKTKLEELDGWLRNRLRYCIWHH, encoded by the coding sequence ATGAGCTTTGATGAACGCATTAGTAAGTTAATTGAAATCCAACGAGGTTGGATTAACAACTTCAAATATGCCAATATCAAAACAAAACTGGAAGAGTTGGATGGCTGGCTCCGTAATCGTCTTAGATACTGCATTTGGCATCATTGA
- a CDS encoding ATP-dependent nuclease, whose translation MILNNKILVKNYKCFDSSGGGFEKISPINLIIGKNNSGKSSLVDLIRFIIEKKKEIIESGRDNSNPEVIIEHKLTEQEILRAFPSGTSGGGIPGRNFFEYGKQFIDKTYTYKLEEKGKKTFIHLDAEFVTHARKQIDALAGIINEPLANKIFCNIAAERDILPEETNAEIIFTPNGSGATNAIQQIINRTNRDSRLIEQELLNELNAIINPDIIFTRILVQLKNNNHWEIFFEDANKKSIALSKMGSGIKTVLLVLLNLVVRPVIENKNRNSYVFAFEELENNLHPSLQRRLYNYIRKYSENHSSYFFLTTHSNVVIDAFGTDKNSQLIHVINDGDKSNSTTILSYNGTKQILNDLGIKASDILQCNGVIWVEGPSDRNYINRWIGILAPDLKEGLHYSIMFYGGRLLANLSFDFEWFNNEVIPLLKINKNAFVVLDRDGKTMNAKINDTKNRITKEIGENNSWITKGREIENYLSDKTISDWLLDKHGFKTSFTNDKNTKLEENIANSSKTINLKYNLSKTVFSSEIADYIDKDSLAILDLNENLKNLLSKIREWNE comes from the coding sequence ATGATACTCAATAATAAAATATTAGTTAAAAATTATAAGTGTTTTGATTCATCTGGAGGTGGTTTTGAAAAAATTTCACCTATCAATCTTATAATTGGCAAAAATAATTCTGGCAAAAGTAGTCTTGTTGATTTGATTAGATTCATTATCGAAAAAAAGAAAGAGATTATTGAAAGTGGAAGAGATAATTCAAACCCAGAGGTAATTATTGAGCACAAATTAACGGAACAAGAAATTTTACGAGCTTTTCCATCCGGAACAAGTGGAGGTGGTATTCCTGGAAGGAATTTTTTTGAGTATGGGAAGCAATTCATTGATAAAACATATACTTACAAATTAGAAGAAAAAGGAAAGAAAACATTTATCCATCTTGATGCAGAATTTGTAACCCATGCTCGAAAACAGATTGATGCTTTAGCAGGAATAATTAATGAGCCTTTAGCAAATAAAATTTTCTGCAACATTGCTGCTGAAAGAGATATACTGCCAGAAGAAACAAATGCTGAAATTATTTTTACACCAAATGGTTCTGGAGCTACAAATGCAATTCAACAAATTATTAATCGGACAAATAGAGACAGTCGATTGATAGAGCAAGAATTATTAAATGAATTAAACGCAATTATTAACCCCGATATAATATTTACACGGATTCTCGTACAATTAAAAAATAATAATCATTGGGAAATTTTTTTTGAGGATGCAAACAAGAAAAGTATTGCTCTTTCAAAAATGGGAAGTGGTATCAAGACTGTTTTATTAGTATTACTGAATTTAGTTGTCCGACCTGTAATTGAAAATAAAAACCGGAATTCATACGTATTTGCTTTTGAAGAGTTAGAAAATAATCTACACCCTTCTCTACAAAGACGATTGTATAATTATATTCGAAAATATTCTGAAAATCATTCATCTTATTTCTTCCTTACAACACACTCAAATGTAGTAATAGATGCTTTTGGTACTGACAAGAATTCTCAGTTAATTCATGTTATCAATGATGGTGATAAATCAAATTCTACAACAATATTATCATATAATGGAACGAAACAAATTTTAAACGATTTGGGGATTAAGGCAAGTGATATTCTACAATGTAATGGAGTTATTTGGGTTGAAGGACCAAGTGACAGAAATTATATAAATAGATGGATTGGAATTTTAGCTCCTGATTTAAAAGAAGGGTTACATTATTCAATAATGTTTTATGGAGGTAGATTGTTGGCTAATTTGTCATTTGATTTTGAGTGGTTTAATAATGAGGTAATACCACTTTTAAAAATTAATAAGAATGCCTTTGTTGTATTGGATAGAGACGGAAAAACAATGAATGCTAAAATAAACGATACTAAAAATAGAATTACTAAAGAAATTGGAGAAAACAATAGTTGGATTACAAAAGGAAGAGAAATCGAAAATTATCTATCTGATAAAACTATTTCAGATTGGCTTTTAGATAAGCATGGATTTAAAACAAGCTTTACCAATGACAAAAACACAAAACTTGAAGAAAATATTGCAAATTCAAGTAAGACAATAAATTTAAAATATAATTTAAGCAAAACTGTTTTCTCCTCTGAAATTGCAGACTACATTGATAAAGATTCGCTTGCAATTTTAGATTTAAACGAGAATCTAAAAAATCTCTTAAGTAAAATAAGAGAATGGAATGAATAA
- a CDS encoding bifunctional heptose 7-phosphate kinase/heptose 1-phosphate adenyltransferase has protein sequence MSQDYFANIFQSFNDKNILILGDVMIDSYLWGDVNRISPEAPVPILSGIGRENRLGGAANVALNIQALGANPILCSVIGDDLRSHDFFKLLKNQKLSKEGIVTCKDRMTTVKTRVISQHQHLLRVDEEICTPIDQDSEEKLLTKLRRLTETIRVDAIIFEDYDKGVITPSVIKKVVDLSNNKGIPTLVDPKKRNFNDYKGVTFFKPNFKEFNEGCKLELSKGNTEELIAAGKAFQKEQNIEILMITLSEHGVFINTKDDEAILIPAEVRSISDVSGAGDTVISVSSLCLIQGMETSLIARIANMAGGLVCEESGVVPINRNLLLQECIQNIEL, from the coding sequence ATGTCACAAGACTATTTTGCAAATATATTTCAGTCTTTTAACGATAAAAACATCCTGATACTGGGCGATGTGATGATTGACTCATACCTATGGGGTGATGTAAACCGCATTTCACCGGAAGCTCCGGTGCCAATTTTATCGGGAATTGGAAGAGAGAACAGATTAGGAGGAGCAGCCAATGTGGCACTCAATATTCAGGCACTGGGTGCCAACCCCATTTTGTGCTCCGTTATTGGAGATGACCTCCGTAGCCACGACTTTTTTAAGTTACTCAAGAATCAAAAACTAAGCAAAGAAGGAATTGTCACCTGCAAGGATCGCATGACCACAGTAAAAACAAGAGTCATCAGTCAACACCAACATCTATTGCGGGTAGATGAAGAGATTTGTACCCCCATTGATCAGGATTCAGAAGAAAAATTATTGACCAAATTAAGGCGACTAACAGAAACAATACGGGTAGATGCCATCATATTTGAAGATTATGACAAGGGCGTTATTACACCTTCGGTGATAAAAAAGGTGGTAGACCTATCCAATAACAAAGGTATTCCCACACTGGTAGACCCCAAAAAAAGAAACTTTAATGATTATAAAGGTGTTACATTTTTTAAACCTAACTTTAAAGAATTTAATGAGGGCTGCAAACTAGAACTCAGTAAAGGCAATACGGAAGAACTGATAGCAGCCGGCAAAGCATTTCAGAAAGAGCAAAACATAGAGATTTTAATGATCACCCTGTCGGAACATGGGGTCTTCATCAACACCAAAGATGATGAAGCGATTCTGATACCTGCTGAAGTAAGAAGTATCTCTGACGTGTCAGGAGCCGGCGACACTGTCATCAGTGTTAGCTCCCTATGTCTTATACAAGGAATGGAGACCAGCCTGATAGCAAGAATAGCTAATATGGCAGGCGGACTGGTATGCGAAGAGTCAGGCGTTGTTCCAATTAACAGGAACTTACTCCTTCAGGAGTGCATACAAAATATTGAATTATAA
- a CDS encoding ParB/RepB/Spo0J family partition protein, giving the protein MAKKNALGRGLGALIDNADEVNRGKPLEGMDEIEVSKIVANPWQPRSRFDEEKLDELAKSIEKIGVIQPLTVRKSGNKYQLIAGERRFRASKIAGLEKIPAYVRTADDETMLEMALVENIQREDLDPIEIAISYQRLIDECKLTQESMSERVGKKRATVTNYLRLLKLPAEVQLGLRDKKLGMGHARAIIGIEDPQTQIKIYEEIVTNDYSVRKVEEVVRELNAPKAEKEPAKDKAALPEEYKQLSDQISSVFNTKVQFNRSEKGNGKIVIPFKSDEDLERIIAILDKANTKE; this is encoded by the coding sequence ATGGCAAAAAAGAACGCTTTAGGAAGAGGGCTGGGAGCTCTTATTGATAATGCAGATGAGGTTAACAGAGGTAAACCTTTAGAGGGAATGGACGAAATTGAAGTGAGTAAGATTGTAGCCAACCCATGGCAACCTCGCTCTCGCTTCGACGAAGAAAAATTAGATGAACTAGCCAAATCAATAGAAAAAATTGGTGTCATACAACCGCTGACTGTGCGTAAGAGCGGCAATAAATATCAGCTGATTGCTGGTGAGCGCCGGTTTAGAGCTTCAAAAATAGCAGGACTGGAAAAAATACCAGCCTATGTGCGTACCGCCGATGACGAAACCATGCTCGAAATGGCATTGGTAGAAAATATACAGCGCGAAGATCTTGATCCCATAGAAATAGCCATCAGTTACCAACGCCTCATTGATGAGTGTAAACTTACCCAAGAGAGCATGTCGGAACGCGTTGGTAAAAAACGGGCAACTGTCACCAACTACCTACGCTTACTCAAACTACCCGCAGAGGTTCAACTGGGACTACGTGACAAAAAACTTGGAATGGGACATGCCCGTGCAATTATTGGTATCGAAGATCCACAGACACAAATTAAAATTTACGAAGAAATCGTAACCAATGATTATTCCGTGCGTAAAGTGGAAGAGGTTGTTAGAGAGCTAAATGCCCCTAAAGCCGAAAAAGAACCCGCTAAAGATAAAGCAGCGCTACCGGAAGAATACAAGCAGTTAAGTGATCAGATCTCATCCGTATTTAATACCAAAGTACAATTTAACCGCAGCGAAAAAGGAAACGGTAAAATTGTAATACCCTTTAAATCAGATGAAGATCTGGAGAGAATTATAGCCATTTTAGATAAAGCAAACACAAAGGAATAG
- a CDS encoding ParA family protein gives MGKIIALANQKGGVGKTTTAINLAASLAVLEYKILVVDADPQANATSGYGFDLREIEASIYECIVDGIDPKDALLKTEIEGLDILPSHIDLVGAEIEMLNRPNRENVLKDVLYKIRDQYDFIFIDCSPSLGLITVNSLTAADSVIIPVQCEYFALEGLGKLLNTIKIIQSRLNKTLEIEGFLLTMYDSRLRLSNQVVEEVQRHFQDMVFDTLITRNIKLSEAPSYGKAVVEYDASSKGAVSYLNLARELLQKNNMTKIDNQDKVIK, from the coding sequence ATGGGAAAAATCATTGCTCTGGCAAATCAAAAAGGAGGTGTTGGTAAAACAACAACAGCAATTAATTTAGCAGCGAGTCTCGCTGTTTTAGAATACAAAATTTTGGTTGTTGATGCCGACCCACAGGCAAATGCCACTTCTGGTTACGGTTTCGACTTAAGAGAAATTGAAGCAAGTATTTACGAATGTATCGTTGACGGCATTGACCCGAAAGATGCATTGCTAAAGACGGAGATAGAAGGACTGGATATTTTGCCTTCGCACATCGATTTGGTAGGTGCCGAAATTGAAATGCTCAATAGGCCCAACAGAGAGAACGTTTTAAAAGATGTGCTTTACAAAATAAGAGACCAATATGACTTTATTTTTATTGATTGCTCTCCTTCGCTGGGTTTAATAACCGTCAATTCATTAACAGCAGCCGACTCGGTGATTATCCCGGTTCAGTGTGAGTATTTCGCCTTGGAAGGACTCGGTAAATTACTGAACACCATTAAAATCATTCAAAGCAGGCTTAACAAGACCTTAGAAATAGAAGGTTTCTTATTAACGATGTATGATTCACGTTTGCGATTATCGAATCAGGTAGTAGAAGAGGTACAGCGACATTTTCAAGATATGGTGTTTGACACCTTGATTACCCGTAACATCAAACTGAGCGAAGCACCCAGCTACGGTAAAGCCGTGGTAGAGTATGATGCATCCAGCAAGGGTGCGGTTAGCTATCTTAACCTGGCCCGTGAGCTTTTACAAAAAAACAATATGACCAAAATCGACAACCAAGATAAAGTGATCAAGTAG
- a CDS encoding IS701 family transposase, protein MYLSEFQHHFKNRTKSNFDKATQYVEGLALSDLKNIERITETLNADYHKMQHFITESNWDARAVIDQIANQVDQSLPNQKLKGLLIDESGWVKKGDKSIGVDHQYCGNVGKTANSQVAVFGCLCTDKYAALVDTRLYLPRSWCTNNARCETAGIPKEDRVFKTKPELATDIVKHQLEMGIEFDYVGGDGLYGNDLAFTRSVEDMGLVYMLDIHSDQKIHLEKPELHIPERKSNRGRPPKRPKASTPSVNANEYIETLTNKDWKKLDIRDSAKGKLKGLFHFKTVYIWDKVQNIVEKRLLVISKRKTKQGVEIKYSFTNAELAQYTHQALAYMQAQRFFIEHSFKEQKQIVGLDQFQTRKWLSWHHQVALNLMVGSFMLKEKLLNQDEVPLLSARDIMDFMVYKFYREMTDERMLEKLQQRHEKRQRDIDLCYSKQ, encoded by the coding sequence GTGTATTTATCTGAATTTCAGCACCATTTTAAAAATAGAACAAAATCCAACTTCGACAAAGCTACTCAATACGTCGAAGGTCTAGCTTTAAGCGATTTGAAAAACATCGAACGCATCACTGAGACATTAAACGCAGACTACCATAAGATGCAGCATTTTATCACCGAATCCAATTGGGATGCAAGAGCTGTCATCGACCAAATAGCAAATCAGGTAGACCAATCACTCCCAAACCAAAAATTAAAAGGATTACTCATAGACGAAAGCGGATGGGTGAAAAAAGGTGACAAAAGCATTGGTGTTGATCACCAGTATTGCGGGAACGTTGGGAAGACTGCAAACTCGCAGGTTGCAGTTTTTGGTTGCTTGTGCACGGACAAATATGCAGCGTTGGTCGACACGAGACTGTACCTTCCAAGGTCATGGTGTACTAACAACGCCAGGTGTGAAACTGCTGGCATCCCCAAAGAGGACAGGGTTTTCAAGACAAAACCGGAGCTGGCTACAGATATTGTGAAGCACCAACTGGAAATGGGTATCGAGTTCGATTACGTTGGGGGGGATGGACTTTATGGCAATGACCTTGCGTTTACCCGTTCGGTTGAGGATATGGGTTTGGTGTACATGCTTGACATTCATAGCGATCAAAAAATCCACCTTGAAAAACCAGAACTACATATTCCAGAGCGAAAGAGCAATCGTGGGCGCCCACCCAAAAGGCCGAAGGCAAGCACCCCATCGGTAAACGCTAACGAATATATAGAAACGCTTACAAACAAGGACTGGAAAAAGCTTGACATTCGTGATTCTGCCAAGGGAAAGCTGAAGGGATTGTTCCATTTTAAGACAGTTTACATTTGGGATAAGGTTCAGAACATTGTTGAGAAACGGTTGCTGGTCATTTCGAAAAGAAAGACAAAGCAGGGAGTAGAAATAAAATATTCGTTCACTAACGCAGAACTTGCTCAATACACGCATCAGGCGCTGGCATACATGCAGGCACAACGCTTTTTCATTGAGCATAGCTTCAAAGAGCAAAAACAGATAGTAGGCTTGGATCAGTTCCAAACCCGCAAATGGCTGTCATGGCATCACCAAGTAGCCCTCAACTTAATGGTGGGCAGCTTTATGCTGAAAGAAAAACTATTGAATCAAGACGAAGTCCCATTGTTGTCGGCAAGAGACATTATGGATTTTATGGTATACAAATTTTATCGTGAAATGACCGATGAACGGATGCTGGAAAAACTGCAGCAGCGACATGAAAAGCGACAGCGTGACATAGATCTCTGTTATTCAAAGCAATAA
- a CDS encoding DUF5683 domain-containing protein, whose translation MYLNFLLVKKNKLIFLVAIFFVTMLGYSHETSAQNNEFNIVSADTVVSTPVVSKPLVVKTHSPHKATFYSAILPGLGQAYNKKYWKIPILYAGIGGVIYGLDFNSSNYKKYRRAYRDYLLQDPGNQSYLNDNVRPRSTSLEEFKELLETDSSYADWFESALENKRDYYKKYRDLSYVGLALVYVLNLVDASVDAHFKTFDVSNDLSMHIEPTTTPMYGGYNSIGMQIRFTF comes from the coding sequence ATGTATTTGAATTTTTTATTGGTGAAGAAAAATAAACTGATCTTCTTGGTTGCAATTTTTTTTGTGACGATGCTTGGCTATTCCCACGAAACCTCTGCTCAAAATAATGAGTTTAACATTGTTTCGGCAGATACAGTGGTATCAACACCTGTGGTATCTAAACCGCTTGTTGTCAAGACTCATTCTCCTCATAAAGCCACGTTTTATTCAGCTATTCTACCTGGATTAGGACAAGCCTACAATAAAAAATATTGGAAAATTCCCATTTTATATGCCGGTATTGGTGGTGTCATTTATGGCCTGGATTTTAATTCCAGTAATTATAAAAAATACAGAAGAGCCTATCGTGATTATTTGCTCCAAGACCCGGGCAACCAAAGTTATTTGAATGATAATGTTCGCCCACGTAGTACTTCTCTAGAAGAGTTTAAGGAATTGCTAGAAACAGACAGCTCCTACGCTGATTGGTTTGAGTCGGCACTGGAAAATAAAAGAGACTATTACAAGAAATACAGAGACCTGAGTTATGTAGGATTGGCGCTGGTATATGTATTAAACTTAGTGGATGCCAGTGTGGATGCCCACTTTAAAACATTTGACGTAAGCAACGATCTCAGCATGCATATTGAACCAACAACAACTCCCATGTATGGGGGGTATAACAGTATAGGCATGCAAATAAGATTTACTTTTTAA